In Crinalium epipsammum PCC 9333, the following are encoded in one genomic region:
- a CDS encoding ABC transporter ATP-binding protein, which produces MASVKLENITRKFNSSAAIENISFEVPDGEFWVLVGPSGCGKSTILRTIAGLETATSGNLYIGDVLVNNIPARQRDVAMVFQNYALYPHMTVAQNLAFGLQMRKFDGKKIQKRVEKVARSLDIFHLLDRKPKQLSGGQQQRVALGRAIAREPQVFLLDEPLSNLDAQLRDDTRAELKELHHRVGITTIYVTHDQVEAMTLADQIVILNQGKIQQIGAPQSIYARPTNRMVATFLGSPPMNILPTTYQDGWLRVGEQFIACPPSFKDKLKLNDGQQLDLGIRPENIEIIEPQPVRESQEDEAKLVVDVKVVEPLGREILVRVAVPQTGVVMNIQAPANWRGNVGDRIYVKLDLNQLFIFNITTGETIYPL; this is translated from the coding sequence GTGGCAAGTGTTAAATTAGAAAATATTACTAGAAAATTTAATAGTTCGGCTGCAATTGAAAACATTTCTTTTGAAGTTCCTGATGGGGAATTTTGGGTGTTGGTGGGACCATCAGGTTGTGGTAAGTCAACAATTTTAAGAACAATTGCAGGGTTAGAAACTGCTACGAGTGGTAATCTTTATATTGGAGATGTGCTAGTAAATAACATCCCCGCACGACAACGCGATGTGGCGATGGTATTTCAAAATTACGCTCTTTATCCGCACATGACAGTAGCCCAAAATTTGGCTTTTGGACTACAAATGCGGAAATTTGACGGTAAAAAAATTCAAAAACGAGTGGAAAAAGTAGCGCGATCGCTCGATATTTTCCATCTCTTAGATCGCAAACCAAAGCAGTTATCTGGGGGACAGCAACAACGGGTAGCATTGGGGAGAGCGATCGCCCGTGAACCGCAAGTATTTTTACTTGATGAACCTTTATCTAATTTGGATGCCCAATTACGAGATGATACTAGGGCAGAATTAAAAGAATTACATCATCGCGTCGGTATTACTACTATTTATGTCACCCACGATCAAGTAGAGGCAATGACTTTAGCTGATCAGATTGTGATTCTTAATCAGGGTAAAATTCAACAAATTGGCGCTCCTCAATCAATTTATGCACGACCAACTAACAGAATGGTGGCAACTTTCTTAGGTAGCCCACCCATGAATATTTTGCCAACAACTTATCAAGATGGTTGGTTAAGAGTGGGTGAGCAATTTATAGCTTGTCCGCCCAGTTTTAAGGATAAATTAAAACTAAACGATGGGCAACAATTAGATTTAGGTATTCGCCCAGAGAATATTGAAATAATTGAACCGCAGCCAGTAAGAGAAAGTCAAGAAGATGAGGCTAAATTAGTCGTTGATGTGAAGGTTGTGGAACCTTTAGGGCGGGAGATTTTGGTGCGTGTAGCTGTTCCTCAGACAGGTGTGGTGATGAATATACAAGCGCCTGCAAATTGGCGGGGAAATGTGGGCGATCGCATTTATGTTAAACTCGATCTTAATCAACTATTTATATTTAACATCACTACAGGCGAGACAATTTATCCGTTATAG